Proteins encoded within one genomic window of Castellaniella sp.:
- the ugpA gene encoding sn-glycerol-3-phosphate ABC transporter permease UgpA encodes MEKRVVFRHRTLPWLLLAPQLAITLVFFFWPAGQAMWQSFRLEDPFGLSSQFVGLENFADLFANDDYLASFRTTAWFSTLVAVGGLVISLLLAVMADRVVRGAALYKTLLIWPYAVAAAVAGVLWLFLFSPSVGILAVAMMEIGLQWNPRLDGEDAMALIVFASIWKQVSYNFLFFLAGLQSIPKSLIEAAAIDGAGPVRRFFSIVFPLLSPTSFFLLVINFIYAFFDTFAVIDVVTQGGPGRATDILVYKVYNAGFKGLDLGSSAAQSVILMLIVIALTAIQFRYVDRKVNY; translated from the coding sequence ATGGAAAAGCGCGTCGTCTTCCGTCATCGGACTCTGCCCTGGTTGTTGCTGGCCCCTCAGTTGGCCATTACGCTGGTCTTTTTCTTTTGGCCGGCCGGGCAGGCCATGTGGCAGTCGTTTCGCCTGGAAGACCCCTTTGGCCTGTCTTCGCAGTTTGTCGGGCTGGAGAACTTCGCCGACCTTTTCGCCAACGATGATTACCTGGCCTCGTTTCGCACGACGGCCTGGTTTTCCACGCTGGTGGCGGTGGGGGGGTTGGTCATTTCGCTGCTGCTGGCGGTCATGGCCGATCGGGTGGTACGGGGCGCCGCGCTTTATAAAACACTATTGATCTGGCCCTATGCCGTGGCTGCCGCCGTGGCTGGGGTGCTATGGCTGTTTTTGTTTTCCCCGTCCGTGGGTATTTTGGCCGTGGCCATGATGGAAATAGGCCTGCAATGGAACCCTCGCCTGGATGGGGAGGATGCCATGGCCCTGATCGTCTTTGCCTCCATCTGGAAACAGGTCTCTTACAACTTTCTGTTTTTCCTGGCTGGCTTGCAGTCCATCCCTAAATCGCTGATCGAGGCGGCCGCGATTGATGGCGCAGGGCCGGTGCGTCGTTTCTTCAGCATTGTCTTTCCCTTGCTCTCCCCCACCAGTTTCTTTCTGCTGGTGATCAACTTCATCTATGCCTTTTTTGACACCTTTGCCGTCATCGACGTTGTGACCCAGGGTGGCCCTGGCCGCGCCACTGATATTTTGGTCTACAAGGTCTACAACGCGGGCTTCAAAGGCCTGGATCTGGGGTCGTCTGCGGCCCAGTCCGTGATTCTGATGCTGATCGTCATTGCCCTGACGGCTATTCAGTTTCGTTACGTCGACCGCAAGGTCAATTACTGA
- a CDS encoding sn-glycerol-3-phosphate import ATP-binding protein UgpC: MTTLSFRNVRKTYPGGVAVIHGISMEIHDGEFVVIVGPSGCGKSTLMRMVAGLESITDGEILIGDQVVNNLEPAERNIAMVFQNYALYPHMSVFDNMAYGLKIRRMDKAEIHRRVDDAARILELDHLLDRRPRQLSGGQRQRVAMGRAIVRDPSIFLFDEPLSNLDAKLRVQMRLEIQKLHQRLKTTSLYVTHDQVEAMTLAHRMIVMNQGIPEQIGTPAEVFERPATVFVASFIGSPPMNLLQVSLDAQGRPQGPDGQVLPVPAPATAPSDGAQLILGLRPEHLQLGASGLQAQVDMVEVLGSEQLIHASWGKQSLILRCSVAETRDHPLKTGDTISFGLDGQHPAHWFDASTGKRLES, encoded by the coding sequence ATGACAACCCTGAGCTTTCGCAATGTACGCAAAACCTATCCGGGCGGCGTAGCCGTCATTCACGGCATCAGCATGGAAATTCACGATGGCGAATTTGTCGTCATCGTAGGTCCGTCCGGCTGCGGTAAATCCACGCTGATGCGCATGGTGGCCGGCCTGGAATCCATTACCGACGGCGAGATCCTCATCGGCGATCAAGTGGTGAATAATCTGGAGCCCGCCGAACGCAACATTGCCATGGTGTTCCAGAATTACGCACTCTACCCCCACATGAGCGTCTTTGACAATATGGCCTACGGACTGAAAATCCGCCGCATGGACAAGGCCGAGATCCACCGCCGCGTAGATGACGCAGCCCGCATCCTGGAGCTCGATCATCTGCTGGATCGCCGCCCCAGGCAATTGTCCGGGGGCCAGCGCCAACGCGTGGCCATGGGACGTGCCATCGTGCGTGATCCCTCTATTTTTCTGTTCGACGAGCCATTATCCAATCTGGATGCGAAGCTGCGGGTGCAAATGCGCCTGGAGATCCAAAAACTGCATCAGCGCCTGAAGACCACCAGCCTGTATGTCACGCATGACCAGGTAGAAGCCATGACCCTGGCGCACCGCATGATCGTGATGAATCAGGGCATCCCTGAGCAGATCGGCACGCCCGCCGAGGTCTTTGAACGCCCTGCGACGGTCTTTGTCGCCAGCTTTATTGGCTCACCCCCGATGAATCTGCTGCAGGTCAGCCTGGACGCCCAGGGCCGCCCCCAGGGGCCGGATGGACAGGTATTGCCCGTCCCCGCACCGGCTACCGCTCCATCCGATGGCGCCCAACTGATTCTGGGCTTGCGGCCCGAGCATCTGCAACTGGGTGCAAGCGGTCTGCAAGCCCAGGTCGACATGGTCGAAGTGCTGGGATCAGAGCAACTGATTCATGCCTCTTGGGGCAAGCAAAGCCTGATCCTGCGCTGCAGTGTCGCCGAAACCCGCGACCATCCCCTGAAAACAGGGGATACCATCAGCTTTGGGCTGGATGGACAGCACCCGGCGCACTGGTTCGATGCCAGTACCGGCAAGCGCCTGGAATCCTGA
- the livH gene encoding high-affinity branched-chain amino acid ABC transporter permease LivH, giving the protein MSDLLPLLTQQLFNGLSLGAIYALIAIGYTMVYGIIGMINFAHGEIYMIGAYVGLVTLSAIGVGSGLPLPVMVLAMLIVAVLVTAVYGYAVEKVAYAPLRNSPRLVPLISAIGMSIFLQNWVATGQGARDMAVPALISGSFEFTIGTSDFSVTAPYSRILIILVTVLMMVGLTLFIKYSRTGQASRACSQDLGMANLLGIDTSRIISFTFVVGAMLAAVGGVLIALAIGKLNPFIGFIAGIKAFTAAVLGGIGSIPGAMLGGVLLGLAETFAAAFISSQYKDIVAFLLLVFILMFRPTGLLGKPEVEKV; this is encoded by the coding sequence ATGTCTGACTTGCTTCCTCTATTGACGCAACAGCTGTTCAACGGCTTGTCGCTGGGTGCGATTTACGCCCTGATTGCGATTGGCTACACCATGGTTTATGGCATCATCGGCATGATCAATTTCGCCCATGGCGAGATTTACATGATTGGTGCGTATGTCGGCCTGGTCACTTTATCCGCCATCGGCGTCGGTAGCGGTTTGCCGCTGCCCGTCATGGTGCTGGCGATGCTGATCGTCGCTGTGCTGGTCACTGCCGTATACGGCTATGCTGTCGAAAAGGTGGCCTATGCCCCCTTGCGCAACAGCCCTCGGCTGGTGCCCCTGATCTCCGCCATCGGGATGTCGATCTTTCTGCAGAACTGGGTGGCCACCGGGCAGGGCGCCCGGGACATGGCGGTTCCCGCCTTGATCAGCGGCTCGTTCGAATTCACAATTGGCACCAGTGATTTTTCCGTCACGGCACCATATTCCCGCATCTTGATCATCCTGGTGACTGTGTTGATGATGGTGGGGCTGACCCTGTTCATCAAATACTCTCGCACTGGTCAGGCCTCCCGTGCCTGCTCACAGGATCTGGGCATGGCGAACCTGCTGGGGATTGATACCAGCCGGATCATTTCATTTACCTTTGTTGTCGGCGCCATGCTGGCAGCCGTGGGCGGGGTGCTGATCGCATTGGCTATCGGCAAGCTCAACCCCTTCATCGGCTTCATCGCCGGCATCAAGGCCTTTACCGCCGCAGTGCTGGGCGGCATCGGCAGTATTCCAGGTGCCATGTTGGGCGGGGTGTTGCTGGGCTTGGCCGAGACTTTCGCCGCCGCCTTTATTTCATCGCAGTACAAGGACATTGTTGCCTTCTTGCTGCTCGTCTTCATCCTGATGTTCCGTCCTACGGGGCTGTTGGGTAAACCCGAGGTCGAAAAGGTCTGA
- the ugpB gene encoding sn-glycerol-3-phosphate ABC transporter substrate-binding protein UgpB, with amino-acid sequence MKENQMAFPFTRMTILAALLASAGVAQAATTVTFWHSMEGPLGERVDAIAKDFNASQSDYVVNPVYKGAYGESMNAGIAAFRAGNAPDILQVFEVGTATMMYAKGAVQPVQALSEKLGDPINPGDFLGAVGGYYSSPEGKLVSMPFNSSTPVLYYNKDAFKKAGLNPDAPPKTWPELAEAAKKLRAAGMECGYSTAWPSWVLLENFAAWNNIPYASKDNGFGGLDARLLLESEPFKMHMNFLANMAKAGEFTYGGRGDAGNALFTSGKCGMYTGSSGMRASVIKSGLFEFGTSTLPYYPDLPGAPQNSIIGGASLWVFSGKSDDAYKGVVKFFKFLASPAQAAAWHQGTGYVPVTKAGYEATKASGFYEKNPGTEVAVKQLDADTTANSRGIRLGYLPQIRDIEDSTMEQIFAGKVSAEDGLSKMTTEGNALLERFEKSVK; translated from the coding sequence ATCAAGGAGAACCAAATGGCATTTCCCTTTACACGCATGACAATTTTGGCCGCTTTGCTGGCCAGCGCCGGTGTCGCCCAGGCGGCGACCACGGTCACCTTCTGGCATTCCATGGAAGGCCCGCTCGGTGAACGTGTCGACGCCATCGCCAAGGACTTCAACGCCAGCCAATCCGACTATGTCGTCAATCCGGTCTACAAAGGCGCCTACGGCGAATCCATGAATGCCGGAATCGCGGCATTCCGCGCTGGCAACGCCCCCGACATCCTGCAGGTCTTCGAAGTCGGTACCGCCACCATGATGTACGCCAAAGGCGCTGTGCAGCCTGTACAGGCCCTTTCTGAAAAGCTGGGCGACCCCATCAACCCGGGTGACTTTCTCGGGGCCGTCGGGGGCTATTACTCGTCCCCAGAGGGCAAGCTCGTCTCCATGCCTTTCAACAGCTCGACCCCCGTGCTGTACTACAACAAGGACGCCTTCAAGAAAGCCGGTCTGAATCCTGATGCCCCGCCCAAGACCTGGCCGGAACTGGCCGAGGCCGCGAAAAAACTGCGCGCAGCCGGCATGGAATGCGGCTACTCCACCGCGTGGCCGTCCTGGGTGCTGCTCGAAAACTTCGCGGCCTGGAATAACATCCCATATGCCTCCAAGGACAACGGCTTTGGCGGCTTGGACGCCCGGTTGCTGCTGGAAAGCGAACCCTTCAAAATGCACATGAACTTCCTGGCCAATATGGCCAAGGCAGGCGAATTTACCTATGGCGGGCGTGGTGATGCAGGCAACGCGCTGTTTACCTCCGGCAAATGCGGCATGTATACCGGGTCCAGCGGCATGCGCGCATCCGTCATTAAAAGCGGCCTGTTCGAATTCGGCACCAGCACCCTGCCCTACTACCCGGATCTGCCTGGTGCACCCCAGAACTCGATTATCGGTGGGGCTTCACTGTGGGTCTTTTCGGGTAAGTCCGACGATGCCTATAAAGGCGTGGTGAAATTCTTTAAATTCCTCGCCAGTCCGGCCCAAGCCGCCGCCTGGCACCAAGGTACCGGCTATGTGCCTGTCACCAAGGCTGGCTACGAAGCGACCAAGGCTTCCGGTTTCTACGAGAAAAACCCAGGCACTGAAGTCGCCGTGAAGCAGCTCGACGCCGATACCACGGCTAATTCCCGGGGTATCCGCCTGGGTTATCTGCCGCAGATCCGTGACATAGAAGACAGCACCATGGAACAAATCTTTGCGGGCAAGGTGTCCGCCGAAGATGGCCTGTCCAAGATGACCACGGAAGGCAATGCCTTGCTGGAACGCTTCGAGAAAAGCGTGAAATAA
- a CDS encoding high-affinity branched-chain amino acid ABC transporter substrate-binding protein: protein MKFNLRITPVVLAFGALSLAAGAHADTLKIGIPQPMTGPNTQYGDQIQAGALTAIDAMNEAGGIKGMKIEALLIDDGCEPKQAVPAANRVVNSGAKFAVAHACSGTTVPAVNVYEQEGIVAITPGATSPLVTDTIKPHFFFRTIGRDDQQGPFAADYIATQLKPQKVAILHDKQTYGSGVATQVQKALQDANVNIAMFEGINVGDSDYSAVISKLKALGPDLIYFGGYHPELGLLLRQAREQGLDTQFMGPEGVANKDLSAIAGPAVDKLLVTLPADFTKRKGNEQILENFKKFNRSPDGAFTMTAYAAMQILADSINAVGADPEKVADYMHKTSFDTSIGKVDYDAKGDLKHFEFAVFKWDADGNMTQIQP from the coding sequence ATGAAGTTCAATCTGCGCATCACCCCTGTCGTTCTGGCATTTGGCGCTTTGTCGCTGGCTGCTGGAGCCCACGCCGACACGCTGAAAATCGGTATCCCGCAACCGATGACAGGCCCCAATACCCAATACGGCGATCAAATTCAGGCTGGCGCACTTACCGCCATTGATGCCATGAACGAAGCCGGCGGCATCAAGGGCATGAAAATCGAAGCCCTGCTGATTGACGATGGCTGCGAACCCAAGCAGGCCGTCCCGGCCGCCAACCGCGTCGTGAACTCCGGCGCTAAATTCGCCGTCGCTCACGCATGCTCGGGCACCACGGTACCCGCCGTCAACGTTTACGAGCAAGAAGGCATCGTGGCCATTACTCCGGGCGCCACCTCGCCGCTGGTCACCGACACCATCAAGCCGCACTTTTTCTTCCGTACGATTGGTCGCGATGATCAACAGGGTCCGTTTGCAGCCGATTACATCGCAACACAGCTGAAGCCCCAAAAAGTCGCCATTCTGCACGACAAGCAAACCTATGGCTCTGGCGTTGCCACCCAGGTACAAAAAGCATTGCAGGATGCCAATGTCAACATCGCCATGTTCGAGGGCATTAACGTGGGTGACAGCGATTATTCCGCTGTGATCTCCAAGCTTAAGGCACTGGGTCCCGACCTGATCTACTTTGGCGGCTATCACCCCGAACTCGGCCTGTTGCTGCGTCAGGCGCGTGAACAAGGCCTGGATACCCAGTTCATGGGTCCCGAGGGCGTCGCCAACAAGGATCTGTCCGCCATTGCCGGGCCGGCTGTTGATAAGCTGCTGGTTACCCTGCCGGCCGATTTCACCAAGCGCAAAGGCAACGAGCAAATCCTCGAAAACTTCAAGAAATTCAACCGCAGTCCGGATGGCGCTTTCACCATGACCGCCTATGCCGCGATGCAGATTCTGGCCGACAGTATCAATGCCGTGGGCGCTGACCCCGAGAAGGTCGCCGACTACATGCACAAGACCAGCTTCGATACCAGTATCGGCAAAGTCGACTACGATGCAAAGGGTGACTTGAAGCACTTTGAATTTGCCGTATTCAAGTGGGATGCTGACGGCAACATGACCCAGATCCAACCCTAA
- the ugpE gene encoding sn-glycerol-3-phosphate ABC transporter permease UgpE, with protein sequence MVERRPILDLISHAVLILGVLVIAFPLYVAFVASTQTAQEVAQAPMSLIPGSHFFSNYWAVLTGSAINTPPVGRMLWISTFMALAIAIGKIFISMLSAFAVVYFRFPLRMLCFWMIFVTLMLPVEVRIAPTYAVVADLGMLNSYAGLTLPLIASATATFLFRQFFLTVPDELVEAARIDGAGPMRFFKDILFPLSRTSIAALFVIQFIYGWNQYLWPLIITTQENMYPVVVGIRRMIAGGDSVTEWNLVMATALLAMVPPAAVVILMQKWFVKGLVDTEK encoded by the coding sequence ATGGTAGAACGTCGTCCTATTCTGGATCTGATTTCTCACGCAGTCCTGATCCTGGGGGTGCTGGTCATTGCCTTCCCCTTGTATGTGGCCTTTGTCGCCTCTACCCAGACTGCCCAGGAAGTCGCTCAGGCGCCCATGTCGCTGATTCCTGGATCGCATTTTTTCAGCAATTATTGGGCCGTGTTGACCGGCAGTGCGATCAATACCCCACCCGTGGGGCGCATGCTCTGGATCAGCACGTTCATGGCGCTGGCGATTGCCATCGGCAAGATTTTCATTTCTATGCTGTCGGCATTCGCCGTGGTGTATTTTCGCTTTCCGTTGCGCATGCTGTGCTTCTGGATGATTTTTGTCACCCTGATGCTGCCGGTCGAGGTGCGCATTGCACCGACCTACGCCGTGGTGGCTGACCTGGGCATGCTCAACAGTTATGCCGGGCTGACCCTGCCTCTGATTGCTTCAGCGACGGCCACCTTTTTATTCCGGCAGTTCTTCCTGACAGTGCCAGACGAACTGGTCGAAGCCGCCCGCATCGATGGTGCCGGTCCAATGCGCTTTTTCAAGGATATTCTTTTTCCCTTGTCGCGCACCAGTATTGCCGCCTTGTTCGTGATTCAGTTCATCTATGGCTGGAACCAATATCTTTGGCCGCTGATCATTACGACCCAGGAAAACATGTACCCCGTGGTGGTGGGCATCCGGCGCATGATTGCTGGGGGCGACAGCGTCACTGAATGGAACCTGGTCATGGCCACCGCCTTGCTGGCCATGGTGCCGCCGGCAGCCGTGGTCATCCTGATGCAAAAGTGGTTCGTCAAGGGCCTGGTAGACACAGAAAAATAG
- a CDS encoding Dps family protein → MTKTDKKSSSKKSLVASSGLPIDIGLSEKDRAAVAAELSKTLADTYTLYLMTHNFHWNVTGPMFSTLHNLFMDQYTEAWQALDAIAERIRALGYYAPGTYAEYAQLSSIAEPDSVPSAEDMIKLLTQGNEAVAKTARKAFQCADKVSDQPTADLLTQRLDIHEKNAWMLRSLLA, encoded by the coding sequence ATGACAAAAACCGACAAGAAATCCAGTTCGAAAAAATCCCTGGTGGCTTCCAGCGGCCTGCCTATTGATATCGGCCTGTCTGAAAAAGACCGTGCTGCCGTCGCGGCCGAACTCTCCAAGACGCTGGCAGATACGTATACCCTGTACCTGATGACGCATAATTTCCACTGGAACGTCACCGGCCCCATGTTCAGTACGCTGCATAATCTGTTCATGGATCAGTACACAGAAGCCTGGCAGGCACTGGATGCCATCGCCGAGCGCATTCGTGCCTTGGGGTATTACGCCCCTGGCACCTATGCCGAATACGCCCAGCTCAGCTCCATCGCCGAACCCGACTCTGTCCCCTCCGCCGAGGACATGATCAAGCTCCTGACGCAGGGCAACGAAGCCGTGGCAAAAACTGCCCGCAAGGCATTTCAGTGTGCCGATAAAGTCAGTGATCAGCCCACGGCCGATCTGCTCACGCAGCGCCTGGACATTCACGAGAAAAACGCCTGGATGCTGCGCAGTTTGCTGGCCTGA
- a CDS encoding branched-chain amino acid ABC transporter substrate-binding protein: MNIRLTPMVAALGLAAGMMMSSAATADTIKIAIAGPYTGALTQYGDMVKEGVDTAIETINANGGVLGNQLEAVVIDDACEPKQGPVVANRVVNEKIHYVVGHVCSGATIAAAPVYNNEGVVMVSPSATSPAVTDGKNYDMIFRTIGRDDQQGPAAAEFIVDKIKPKAVAVLHDKQSYGQGIAAAVKADLEKAGVKVVLFEGINAGDSDYSAIITKLKSAGADFIYYGGYHPEMGLLLRQGAEQGLNAKFMGPEGVGNPDINAIAGPSVEGMLVTLPADFTANPDNAAVVEAFKAKGRNAGGAFQLTAYAAVDAIVAGIKGAGADDPTKVAAWLHANDVKTPIGDISWNKQGDLKSFKFDVFTWHADGNKSVYK, from the coding sequence ATGAACATTCGCTTGACGCCGATGGTGGCCGCACTAGGGCTTGCCGCTGGCATGATGATGTCTTCCGCAGCGACCGCTGACACAATCAAGATCGCTATTGCGGGGCCTTACACCGGGGCACTGACGCAATACGGCGATATGGTCAAAGAAGGCGTGGACACGGCAATCGAAACCATCAACGCCAATGGCGGTGTGCTGGGTAATCAACTCGAAGCCGTGGTGATCGACGATGCCTGCGAACCCAAACAGGGTCCAGTCGTCGCCAACCGCGTCGTCAATGAGAAAATCCATTATGTGGTCGGGCATGTGTGCTCGGGCGCTACGATTGCAGCCGCGCCCGTCTACAACAACGAAGGCGTCGTCATGGTTTCTCCGTCTGCCACCTCGCCGGCAGTCACGGATGGCAAGAACTACGACATGATTTTCCGTACCATTGGCCGTGATGACCAACAAGGTCCCGCCGCTGCGGAATTCATCGTCGATAAAATCAAACCCAAGGCCGTGGCCGTCCTGCACGATAAACAGTCCTACGGCCAGGGCATTGCCGCCGCCGTCAAGGCTGATCTTGAAAAGGCCGGTGTGAAGGTCGTCCTCTTCGAGGGGATCAATGCCGGTGACAGCGATTACTCCGCCATCATCACAAAACTGAAATCCGCAGGCGCCGACTTTATTTATTATGGCGGCTATCACCCCGAAATGGGTCTCTTGCTGCGCCAAGGTGCCGAACAAGGCCTGAATGCAAAGTTCATGGGCCCGGAAGGCGTGGGTAACCCCGACATCAATGCCATTGCTGGTCCTTCAGTCGAAGGCATGCTGGTTACCCTGCCGGCCGACTTCACCGCCAACCCGGACAACGCTGCCGTGGTCGAGGCCTTCAAGGCCAAAGGCCGTAACGCGGGCGGTGCCTTCCAGTTGACCGCTTATGCTGCTGTGGATGCCATCGTGGCCGGCATTAAGGGCGCAGGCGCAGATGACCCCACCAAGGTCGCTGCCTGGCTGCACGCCAATGATGTCAAGACCCCGATTGGCGACATCTCCTGGAACAAACAGGGCGACCTGAAATCCTTTAAGTTCGATGTCTTTACCTGGCATGCCGACGGCAACAAGTCCGTCTATAAATAA
- the proC gene encoding pyrroline-5-carboxylate reductase codes for MDKNLTLALIGGGNMANALASGLIGRRCAAANVHVIDPGDDTRLRWDALGTTTASAPDKRLAQCHVWFFAVKPQIMSQVVQQCRAWLRPDTLVISIAAGIPGQAIARWLGTADAPYERIVRCMPNTPALIASGMTGMMALDAVSTADRLLAEELLQAVGDILWVPDDAAIDAVTAVSGSGPAYVFLFLEALIEAGIHQGLSADQARQLALTTFHGATQLASLSPDSPAVLRERVTSKGGTTAAALEVFQRHALKSTVDQAVAAATQRAAQLAKQYSDPVGS; via the coding sequence ATGGATAAGAACCTTACTCTCGCGCTGATTGGCGGCGGCAATATGGCCAATGCCCTGGCCAGTGGCCTGATCGGACGGCGTTGCGCGGCCGCCAATGTGCATGTCATCGACCCTGGTGATGACACCCGACTGCGCTGGGATGCCCTGGGCACCACCACGGCCAGCGCCCCCGACAAGCGCCTGGCCCAGTGCCATGTCTGGTTTTTTGCGGTCAAACCGCAAATCATGTCGCAAGTCGTGCAGCAGTGTCGTGCCTGGCTGCGCCCGGATACCCTGGTCATCAGCATTGCTGCTGGTATTCCGGGGCAGGCGATTGCCCGCTGGCTGGGGACGGCGGATGCACCCTATGAGCGTATCGTGCGCTGTATGCCCAATACGCCCGCCCTGATTGCCAGCGGCATGACCGGCATGATGGCGTTGGATGCCGTCAGCACTGCTGACCGATTGCTGGCCGAAGAGCTTTTACAAGCGGTGGGCGATATTCTGTGGGTACCCGATGATGCGGCCATCGATGCGGTGACAGCCGTTTCAGGCAGCGGTCCCGCCTATGTATTCCTGTTTCTCGAAGCCCTGATCGAAGCCGGTATCCATCAGGGCTTGTCGGCAGACCAGGCTCGACAGCTGGCCCTGACCACTTTTCATGGGGCCACCCAGCTGGCTTCCTTGTCACCGGACAGTCCCGCCGTGCTGCGCGAACGCGTCACCTCGAAAGGCGGCACGACTGCGGCTGCGCTCGAAGTCTTCCAGCGCCACGCGCTGAAATCCACCGTGGATCAGGCTGTAGCGGCAGCCACCCAGCGCGCGGCCCAACTGGCCAAACAGTATTCAGATCCCGTCGGCTCCTGA
- a CDS encoding high-affinity branched-chain amino acid ABC transporter permease LivM, protein MIMQNLKNSLIAAIMAGVIIAPVYGLQILRKGQETYLQPEWSMIIGGMVLVFVVQMLRPLWLNRKKSTTPRFTMPALTDKVRHNAIMVLVLFAIVWPFFSGRAQVDIATLVLIYVMLGLGLNIVVGFAGLLDLGFVGFYATGAYTYALLYHWAGWGFWEALPFAGLVSALFGFVLGFPVLRLRGDYLAIVTLGFGEIIRLMLINLYGLTGGPDGISGIPKPSFFGYQMVRRTTDGSQTFHEMMGWTFNSQDVVTYLYLMALVLVLITLYFTSRLIRMPIGRAWEALREDEIACRSLGLNPRNIKLSAFTMGAMFAGFGGAFFAARQGLVNPESFTFIESALILAIVVLGGMGSQLGVILAAVLLTVVPEIAREFAEYRMLIFGLVMVVMMVWRPQGLLPVKRPQVELES, encoded by the coding sequence CTGATAATGCAGAACCTGAAAAATTCCCTGATTGCCGCCATCATGGCCGGCGTCATCATCGCGCCTGTCTATGGCCTGCAGATTCTGCGCAAAGGCCAGGAAACCTATCTACAGCCTGAATGGTCCATGATCATCGGTGGCATGGTGCTGGTGTTTGTCGTGCAGATGCTGCGGCCTCTGTGGCTTAACCGCAAAAAAAGCACCACGCCGCGCTTCACCATGCCTGCGCTCACCGACAAGGTTAGGCACAACGCCATTATGGTGCTGGTGCTGTTTGCCATTGTCTGGCCATTTTTCAGTGGCCGCGCCCAGGTTGATATTGCCACTCTGGTCCTGATCTACGTCATGTTGGGGCTTGGGCTGAATATCGTGGTGGGCTTTGCCGGGCTGCTGGACTTGGGTTTCGTGGGCTTTTATGCCACCGGCGCCTACACCTATGCCTTGCTGTATCACTGGGCAGGCTGGGGCTTCTGGGAAGCCCTTCCGTTTGCCGGCCTGGTATCCGCCTTATTTGGCTTTGTGCTGGGTTTCCCCGTGCTGCGCCTCAGGGGTGACTATCTCGCCATCGTCACGTTGGGCTTTGGTGAAATCATTCGCCTGATGCTGATCAATCTGTATGGCCTGACTGGTGGACCCGATGGCATTTCCGGCATCCCAAAACCATCCTTTTTCGGCTACCAGATGGTTCGCCGCACTACCGATGGCAGCCAGACTTTCCACGAAATGATGGGCTGGACTTTCAACAGTCAGGATGTAGTCACCTACCTGTATTTGATGGCCCTGGTGCTGGTGTTGATTACCTTGTATTTCACCAGTCGTTTGATCCGCATGCCCATCGGGCGCGCCTGGGAGGCCCTCAGAGAAGACGAGATCGCCTGCCGTTCGCTGGGACTCAATCCGCGCAACATCAAGCTTTCCGCCTTTACCATGGGCGCTATGTTTGCCGGTTTTGGCGGGGCTTTCTTTGCTGCTCGCCAGGGGCTGGTCAATCCAGAATCCTTCACTTTCATCGAATCCGCACTGATTCTGGCCATTGTGGTGCTGGGCGGCATGGGCTCTCAGCTGGGGGTCATCCTGGCCGCCGTGCTGCTGACCGTGGTGCCCGAAATCGCCCGCGAGTTCGCTGAATATCGCATGCTGATTTTTGGTCTGGTGATGGTGGTGATGATGGTGTGGCGCCCGCAGGGCCTGCTGCCGGTAAAACGCCCACAAGTGGAATTGGAATCATGA